The following proteins are encoded in a genomic region of candidate division WOR-3 bacterium:
- a CDS encoding twitching motility protein PilT: protein MPAVKILFHGCLNDFLPEALKLNYITIELRTSSSVKDVMESQGIPHPEAGQILVNGLLVSFDYRVGNDDRIEVFPLKQDMKESPKFVLDVHLGALTRKLRLLGFDSKYRNDFEDSQIAEISYIEDRTVLTRDIKLLMRNKVAKGRWLRSKNTDEQLDEVWEIFNLKANMKPFSLCMNCNGKLIPTEKKIISSFLLPGTAKEFNEFYQCKDCKKIYWRGSHYPKLVEIIERYSGDHFNKQS, encoded by the coding sequence ATGCCGGCAGTAAAGATTCTGTTTCACGGATGTCTCAACGATTTTCTTCCTGAAGCCTTGAAGTTGAATTACATAACTATCGAGCTTCGTACGAGTTCGTCAGTCAAAGACGTTATGGAGAGCCAGGGCATACCTCATCCCGAGGCGGGTCAAATCCTTGTAAACGGATTACTGGTATCGTTTGATTACAGAGTCGGAAACGATGACAGGATTGAAGTATTCCCTCTGAAACAAGATATGAAAGAATCTCCTAAGTTCGTTCTTGACGTGCATCTGGGAGCTCTGACGAGAAAACTCAGACTCCTCGGTTTTGACAGCAAATACAGGAATGATTTCGAGGATTCCCAAATCGCGGAAATATCTTATATCGAGGACAGAACAGTCCTGACGAGAGATATAAAACTTCTCATGAGAAACAAGGTGGCTAAAGGACGGTGGCTGAGATCAAAAAACACTGACGAGCAGTTGGACGAAGTCTGGGAAATTTTCAATTTGAAAGCAAACATGAAACCCTTCAGCCTTTGCATGAACTGTAACGGAAAACTGATTCCTACTGAGAAGAAAATAATTTCATCTTTTCTTCTGCCGGGAACGGCAAAAGAGTTCAACGAATTCTATCAATGTAAGGACTGCAAAAAAATATACTGGCGCGGTTCTCATTATCCGAAACTGGTTGAAATCATCGAGAGATATAGCGGCGATCACTTTAATAAACAATCATGA
- a CDS encoding DUF21 domain-containing protein, translating into MIYLISVILSSMLISAACSLFEACILSISNSDIAAMAPKKPKLAEVWKTLKGNIQKPIAVILIINTIAHTIGASLSGAQFDELYGPKWIILFSLVFSFAMIQWTEILPKALGVKFNRNIAVIGTYPLLVLIKIFTPFIKFVELLNYPFIGKYKEEEKYDTVQEISVLSRFASINNLISHDQAKIISRTIGLKDKKAKDIMIPKKELKILTDNMTLMEALIESHIHNHTRYPLVSSENINNVLGYINFKDIVSALQINPSNPSLKGIVRPIPVLRDEDSFQTVFKRLTLNHQHIAVVKNDAEELAGLITIEDVIEELVGEIEDEYDILPSHIYPITLNRFIAGGGASIRQINEFMDTDIPEPDAQLNAWIKNHFGSEQKPGNNFKFDGVVFVIKKISRLKVNEVLIEKLT; encoded by the coding sequence ATGATTTATTTGATTTCGGTAATTCTTTCAAGCATGTTGATTTCAGCAGCGTGTTCGTTGTTTGAGGCATGCATTTTGAGCATATCCAACAGCGACATAGCGGCAATGGCTCCTAAAAAGCCCAAACTCGCCGAAGTTTGGAAAACGCTGAAAGGTAACATACAAAAACCGATAGCTGTCATACTGATAATAAACACGATAGCCCACACGATAGGAGCGTCTCTTTCAGGCGCTCAATTCGATGAACTCTACGGCCCAAAATGGATAATCCTGTTCTCTCTCGTTTTTTCGTTCGCGATGATACAATGGACTGAAATTCTTCCGAAAGCGCTGGGAGTCAAGTTCAACAGGAACATCGCGGTTATAGGCACTTATCCATTGCTGGTTCTTATCAAGATTTTCACTCCGTTCATAAAATTCGTCGAACTATTAAACTACCCTTTTATAGGCAAATACAAAGAAGAGGAAAAATACGACACTGTCCAAGAGATATCAGTTCTTTCCCGTTTCGCTTCCATAAACAATCTGATAAGCCATGATCAGGCTAAAATAATTTCAAGAACGATCGGGCTCAAGGATAAAAAGGCTAAAGACATTATGATCCCAAAAAAAGAATTGAAGATACTGACCGACAATATGACTCTCATGGAAGCCCTGATAGAATCACACATACACAATCACACGAGATATCCTTTGGTGAGTTCTGAAAATATTAATAATGTGCTCGGTTATATCAATTTCAAGGACATCGTCAGCGCTCTTCAGATAAATCCCTCAAATCCTTCGCTTAAAGGCATTGTACGCCCAATTCCGGTTTTAAGGGATGAAGACAGTTTTCAGACTGTGTTCAAGCGGCTCACGCTGAATCATCAGCACATAGCCGTTGTAAAAAATGACGCCGAGGAACTTGCGGGGTTAATAACGATCGAGGACGTCATTGAGGAGCTTGTCGGTGAGATCGAGGACGAATACGATATATTGCCGTCTCACATATATCCTATCACTCTGAACCGTTTCATTGCCGGAGGCGGAGCCTCAATAAGACAAATCAACGAATTCATGGATACAGACATCCCCGAACCTGACGCACAATTGAACGCCTGGATAAAAAACCATTTCGGATCAGAACAAAAACCAGGCAACAACTTTAAATTTGACGGTGTGGTTTTCGTTATAAAAAAGATATCACGTCTTAAAGTAAACGAAGTTTTAATAGAAAAACTGACCTGA
- a CDS encoding RNA-binding protein, with amino-acid sequence MKLYVGNLPYELNEDELRDMFSKFGEVASVNIITDRVTKRPKGFGFVEMPNNEEAENAMKDLNEKDIKGRKIRVNEARPKEENPRY; translated from the coding sequence ATGAAGCTGTATGTGGGTAATCTGCCCTACGAACTGAACGAAGACGAATTGAGAGACATGTTTTCAAAATTCGGAGAAGTCGCATCTGTAAACATCATAACGGACAGAGTGACGAAACGTCCGAAAGGTTTCGGTTTTGTCGAAATGCCGAACAACGAAGAAGCTGAAAATGCCATGAAGGATCTTAATGAAAAAGACATCAAAGGCAGAAAGATCAGAGTAAACGAAGCCCGTCCCAAAGAGGAAAATCCGAGATACTGA
- the mrdA gene encoding penicillin-binding protein 2 codes for MIAFAFVLIAANLFNLQILQGDFWQEKSSRTSIQLRWVEPSRGNIYDSRGVLLARNRPGYSILVDPQLLKKYPGVAPTLAFYLEVDNNYIFDKIDTNSVRMKRLERDVSLELISKLEEHRDELPGVQIVAEPVREYPLGKYTAHVIGYLGEISSQELSRFDTSVYNQGDLIGKIGIERYYDIFLKGKRGYEFVEVDKLGRILQPFSEKDPVLPSRGCDVYTTIDTRLQQKVYFYLWYNACTAIVMNVRTGAVLAMVSKPSFPPDSLSFGLRKELWDSIVANPLHPFLNRAIASNFPPASTIKPLTAIAALEAGVLDTGPPLEPCEGNIDLKDGLPHKCSGGPHGHLDLGGALMHSCDIFFYQVGLRIGFMQYISWLRMFGFGEKTGIDLYPESHGLLPDSVWMDSRYGVGKWPKGVVVNLSIGQGELLATPLQMIRYFSVIANGGFLVKPYLVDSILDERGQSVYRAKIEKQPLRINPSDLEYVRRALISAVNNKDGTGYECHLEGLTIAGKTGTAEHIGEHDHSYFIGFAPAEDPEIAIVVIIESAGGTGGRIAAPISKLIFEYYFTNISPYQPLVGSITPLSQDVIYMPVYTYDSSQEIGTINQGVLSKPDTTIKQENDSSDMQDFLHFEFNLEPDTDSVY; via the coding sequence ATGATCGCGTTCGCTTTCGTTCTCATCGCTGCGAATCTTTTTAACCTTCAGATTCTGCAGGGTGACTTCTGGCAGGAAAAATCATCTAGAACCAGCATTCAGCTGAGATGGGTGGAACCATCCCGTGGCAACATATATGATTCAAGAGGGGTTCTTCTGGCCAGGAACAGGCCTGGTTATTCGATTCTGGTCGATCCCCAGCTTTTAAAAAAATATCCGGGCGTAGCGCCCACACTCGCATTTTATCTCGAAGTCGACAACAATTATATCTTCGATAAGATAGACACAAATTCGGTTAGAATGAAGAGATTGGAAAGAGACGTCAGCCTCGAATTGATCAGCAAACTGGAAGAGCACAGGGATGAGCTTCCGGGTGTTCAGATAGTGGCCGAACCTGTAAGAGAATATCCTCTGGGAAAATACACGGCTCACGTAATAGGATATCTAGGTGAAATTTCCTCCCAGGAACTAAGCAGATTCGACACGTCTGTTTACAACCAGGGGGATTTAATAGGTAAAATAGGGATCGAGAGGTATTACGATATTTTTCTCAAAGGAAAAAGGGGCTACGAATTTGTCGAGGTCGACAAGCTCGGAAGAATATTACAACCGTTTTCGGAAAAAGATCCAGTACTGCCGTCAAGGGGTTGTGACGTATATACCACAATAGATACGAGGCTTCAGCAGAAGGTCTATTTTTATCTCTGGTATAACGCTTGCACGGCAATAGTCATGAATGTCCGAACAGGTGCCGTACTGGCTATGGTTTCAAAGCCTTCTTTCCCTCCTGACAGCCTTTCCTTCGGTTTGAGAAAAGAGCTATGGGACAGCATAGTGGCAAATCCCCTTCATCCTTTTTTGAATAGAGCCATAGCCAGCAATTTTCCACCTGCTTCCACAATAAAGCCCCTCACAGCGATTGCCGCGCTTGAAGCGGGAGTGCTGGACACCGGTCCGCCGCTTGAACCTTGCGAGGGAAACATCGATCTTAAAGACGGACTTCCGCATAAATGCTCGGGAGGACCTCACGGGCACCTCGATTTAGGAGGGGCACTCATGCATTCGTGCGATATTTTTTTCTATCAGGTCGGTCTCAGAATAGGTTTCATGCAGTACATAAGCTGGCTGAGGATGTTCGGATTCGGTGAAAAAACAGGGATAGACCTGTATCCGGAATCTCACGGCCTTCTTCCCGACAGCGTCTGGATGGATTCACGTTACGGCGTCGGAAAGTGGCCCAAGGGAGTGGTTGTGAATCTAAGCATAGGTCAGGGGGAACTGCTCGCGACCCCGCTTCAGATGATCAGATATTTTTCCGTGATAGCAAACGGGGGTTTTTTGGTTAAACCTTATCTAGTCGATTCTATACTCGACGAAAGAGGTCAGTCCGTTTACAGGGCAAAAATAGAAAAACAACCCTTGCGTATAAATCCTTCGGATCTGGAATATGTCAGGAGAGCCTTGATATCCGCTGTCAACAACAAAGACGGTACCGGGTACGAATGTCACTTGGAAGGTCTAACAATAGCAGGTAAGACAGGTACCGCTGAACACATAGGGGAGCACGACCACTCGTATTTCATAGGATTCGCTCCGGCAGAAGATCCTGAAATAGCCATCGTAGTGATAATTGAAAGCGCCGGAGGAACAGGCGGAAGGATAGCGGCACCGATATCGAAACTGATATTCGAGTATTATTTTACAAACATTTCTCCGTATCAACCTCTCGTGGGGAGTATAACGCCGTTGTCTCAGGATGTTATCTACATGCCCGTATATACTTATGACAGTAGTCAGGAAATCGGGACAATAAATCAGGGTGTACTCTCTAAACCGGATACGACAATAAAACAAGAAAATGATTCTTCGGACATGCAGGATTTTCTTCATTTTGAGTTCAATCTCGAACCGGACACAGACAGTGTTTACTGA
- the mreD gene encoding rod shape-determining protein MreD: MRIVYGLIIGLIAAFFELFAAKWFSIKNVAPNLVPAFVLFAAFYGGRRMGLWAGFMAGLILDFYSRYYIGIGIIFYSAVGFTVGHMGNRFIFDSTAGKVLCLFAVNFLQSFILWFSTKPDNILDVFLISIMPRIFYSAVLGGILLYLSLLIVSKFSYIAALFRFIKK; the protein is encoded by the coding sequence ATGAGAATTGTATACGGTCTCATAATCGGGCTTATCGCGGCTTTTTTTGAGCTTTTTGCCGCGAAATGGTTCAGCATCAAAAACGTTGCTCCAAATCTTGTTCCCGCTTTTGTCCTGTTTGCGGCTTTTTACGGCGGCAGAAGAATGGGCTTGTGGGCGGGATTTATGGCGGGTTTGATACTTGATTTCTATTCGAGATATTACATCGGCATTGGGATTATTTTTTACAGTGCCGTAGGTTTTACTGTAGGTCATATGGGCAACAGGTTCATATTTGACAGCACAGCCGGAAAAGTCTTGTGCCTGTTCGCGGTCAATTTTCTTCAGTCATTCATTTTGTGGTTTTCCACCAAACCGGATAACATATTGGACGTCTTTCTCATTTCGATAATGCCGAGAATATTTTATTCGGCCGTTCTCGGCGGAATACTGCTTTATTTATCCCTGCTGATAGTATCCAAATTTTCATACATTGCGGCTCTATTCAGGTTTATAAAGAAATGA
- the hslU gene encoding ATP-dependent protease ATPase subunit HslU, translating into MESSFEIIENYSASLTPKKIVEFLDQYIVGQPEAKKSVSIAVRNRWRRARVPKNLREDIIPANIIMIGPTGVGKTEIARRLAKLLQAPFIKVEATQYTEIGYVGKNVSSMVRDLVHTAAMMIKAKVSAKIRPVAEAKTEERILDILLPANKLPGIQSEGGTREHFRNMLRNKALDEREVEIPVSSSAGKPFIEVFSPVGMEEMGINMQDMIGNISPKRRKMKKVKLRDAFELICEEEMSALLEEHDIGMEACRLAEEQGIIFIDEIDKITVGEDGSSKTGQDVSREGVQRDLLPIIEGTTVQTRFGTVKTDHILFIAAGAFNVSNPSDMIPEFQGRFPIRVMLNDLKEEDYYRILKEPKNSLIIQYQELLKQDGVNLQFEGDSLRNIAEVAFELNRTSENIGARRLQTILNVLLEDILFNATEEPGLKVITDEIVKEKMESVMKEEDSRKYIL; encoded by the coding sequence ATGGAAAGCAGTTTTGAAATTATAGAGAATTATTCGGCTTCGTTGACTCCAAAAAAGATAGTCGAGTTTCTCGATCAATACATAGTCGGTCAGCCGGAAGCTAAAAAGTCGGTGTCAATAGCTGTAAGAAACAGATGGAGGAGAGCCAGGGTTCCCAAAAACCTGAGGGAGGACATCATCCCTGCGAACATAATAATGATTGGCCCCACAGGTGTCGGAAAGACCGAAATAGCCAGAAGACTTGCTAAACTCCTTCAGGCTCCTTTTATAAAAGTTGAAGCGACGCAGTACACCGAGATAGGGTACGTGGGTAAAAACGTTTCTTCGATGGTTCGGGATCTTGTTCATACCGCCGCGATGATGATCAAAGCCAAGGTATCAGCTAAAATCAGACCCGTGGCCGAAGCAAAAACGGAAGAAAGGATTCTCGACATACTTTTACCCGCGAACAAATTACCTGGCATTCAGAGCGAAGGCGGCACAAGAGAACATTTCAGGAACATGCTGAGGAATAAAGCGCTCGATGAGAGAGAGGTGGAAATTCCTGTTTCCTCTTCGGCCGGAAAACCTTTCATAGAAGTATTTTCACCGGTCGGTATGGAAGAAATGGGGATTAACATGCAGGACATGATAGGAAACATTAGTCCTAAAAGAAGAAAGATGAAAAAGGTTAAACTCAGAGACGCTTTTGAACTGATATGCGAAGAGGAAATGTCGGCTCTTCTCGAAGAACATGACATAGGCATGGAAGCTTGCCGTCTGGCCGAAGAACAGGGGATTATATTCATTGACGAAATAGACAAAATAACTGTCGGCGAAGACGGTAGTTCCAAAACCGGGCAGGACGTTTCCCGTGAGGGCGTTCAGAGAGACCTTTTACCGATAATTGAAGGCACTACCGTTCAGACGAGATTCGGAACCGTCAAAACAGATCACATATTATTCATTGCCGCCGGAGCCTTCAATGTTTCAAATCCTTCAGACATGATACCTGAATTTCAGGGAAGGTTCCCGATTCGTGTAATGCTCAATGACTTAAAGGAAGAGGATTATTACAGAATTCTCAAAGAACCGAAAAACTCGCTCATTATTCAATATCAGGAGCTTCTTAAACAGGACGGGGTAAATCTTCAGTTTGAAGGCGATTCGCTCCGTAATATTGCCGAAGTCGCATTTGAGCTGAACAGAACCTCTGAAAACATTGGAGCCAGAAGACTCCAGACCATTTTAAACGTTCTCCTGGAGGACATACTTTTCAATGCAACGGAAGAACCGGGTCTGAAAGTGATAACAGATGAAATAGTCAAGGAAAAAATGGAAAGCGTAATGAAAGAGGAAGACTCGAGGAAGTACATTCTCTGA
- the hslV gene encoding ATP-dependent protease subunit HslV: MSEIKGTTVIAVVKDGSASIGADGQVTFGNTVIKSKAVKLRKMAEGKVIVGFAGSVADAFTLFDRFEKHIKEHPDQLNRAAVALAREWRKDKILRKLEAMLVAVDKTSALMISGQGDVISPEDGVIAIGSGAPYATAAARALMRHTQMTPEEIVQKSLKITSEICIYTNSEITVEVIG; encoded by the coding sequence GTGAGTGAAATTAAAGGAACTACAGTAATAGCTGTTGTGAAAGACGGTTCCGCTTCAATCGGAGCCGACGGTCAGGTCACTTTCGGCAATACAGTCATCAAATCAAAAGCCGTCAAATTGAGGAAGATGGCCGAAGGTAAAGTGATCGTGGGTTTTGCCGGATCAGTGGCGGACGCTTTCACGCTTTTCGACAGATTCGAGAAACATATCAAAGAGCATCCGGATCAGCTCAACAGAGCCGCGGTAGCTCTCGCCCGGGAATGGAGGAAAGACAAGATACTCCGCAAGCTTGAAGCAATGCTTGTAGCGGTCGACAAAACCAGCGCTCTGATGATATCCGGGCAGGGTGACGTCATATCACCCGAAGACGGCGTAATAGCGATAGGGTCCGGCGCCCCTTATGCCACGGCGGCGGCGAGAGCTCTTATGAGACACACACAAATGACTCCTGAGGAGATAGTGCAGAAATCTTTGAAAATTACTTCCGAAATATGCATATACACGAACAGTGAAATAACAGTGGAGGTCATCGGTTGA
- the guaB gene encoding IMP dehydrogenase, protein MKNEVKEALTFDDVLLVPQNSSVLPNQVEVNTKLAGEIDLNIPLISSAMDTVTESPMAIAMAREGGIGVIHKNMSIEKQSEEVRKVKRSESGMISTPMTVKADVPLKTAVELMKEMGISGLCVVDDGRRLLGILTHRDVMFETDLKKKVSEIMTSKGLKTAPVGTSTEQAIEIFKKYKIEKLPIIDDAGKICGLMTVKDVEKKIWFPHASKDKDGRLRVAAAVGISADTLNRVDSLIESGSDVIVVDTAHGHSKGVLKVVETVRNKYPGVALIGGNVATREGASDLISAGVDAVKVGIGPGSICTTRVVAGVGVPQLTAIMETIEIASVRNVPVISDGGIKYSGDLVKAFAAGAGVVMIGSLFAGTDESPGEIVYLEGRSFKVYRAMGSLQAMKLGSADRYFQEGATKFVPEGVVARVPYRGSLNDVIYQLIGGLKAGMGYVGAANLSELKKKAVFIRMTSSGLRESHPHDIIITEEPPNYGVFK, encoded by the coding sequence ATGAAAAATGAAGTGAAAGAAGCGTTGACTTTCGATGACGTGCTTCTTGTACCTCAGAATTCCTCGGTCCTGCCTAATCAGGTCGAAGTGAACACAAAACTTGCGGGAGAAATAGACCTGAACATTCCGTTGATCAGCTCCGCCATGGACACGGTTACGGAATCGCCTATGGCTATAGCAATGGCGAGAGAAGGAGGGATCGGCGTAATTCATAAAAACATGTCGATTGAAAAACAGAGCGAAGAAGTCAGAAAAGTAAAAAGATCCGAAAGCGGCATGATAAGCACTCCGATGACAGTAAAAGCCGACGTTCCTCTTAAAACTGCCGTCGAACTCATGAAAGAAATGGGGATTTCGGGTCTTTGCGTAGTTGACGACGGCAGGAGACTGTTGGGTATTTTAACGCACAGAGACGTCATGTTCGAAACAGATCTCAAGAAGAAAGTCTCCGAAATCATGACTTCAAAAGGTCTGAAAACAGCTCCGGTGGGGACTTCTACAGAACAGGCAATAGAAATATTCAAAAAATATAAAATCGAAAAACTGCCGATAATTGACGACGCGGGAAAAATCTGCGGCCTGATGACGGTCAAAGACGTCGAGAAAAAAATATGGTTTCCTCACGCGAGCAAAGACAAGGACGGCAGGCTGAGAGTAGCCGCGGCAGTCGGGATATCGGCTGACACTTTAAACCGGGTAGACTCGCTAATAGAATCAGGATCGGATGTAATAGTAGTTGACACTGCGCACGGCCACTCCAAGGGAGTTTTGAAAGTCGTTGAAACAGTGAGAAATAAATACCCCGGAGTCGCTCTCATCGGCGGCAACGTTGCAACTCGTGAAGGGGCTTCAGATCTTATTTCAGCGGGGGTTGACGCTGTGAAAGTCGGTATCGGGCCGGGTTCCATTTGCACTACTAGAGTTGTAGCCGGAGTTGGAGTTCCTCAGCTGACAGCGATAATGGAAACAATTGAGATAGCGTCGGTCAGAAATGTACCGGTGATATCCGACGGCGGAATTAAATATTCGGGTGATCTCGTCAAAGCTTTCGCCGCAGGCGCAGGAGTGGTTATGATAGGGAGTCTTTTTGCCGGTACCGATGAAAGCCCGGGTGAAATTGTATACCTCGAAGGAAGAAGTTTCAAGGTATACAGAGCCATGGGATCTTTGCAGGCTATGAAACTTGGAAGCGCCGACAGATATTTTCAGGAGGGAGCAACTAAATTCGTCCCCGAAGGAGTCGTGGCGAGAGTGCCATACAGAGGAAGCCTCAACGACGTGATCTATCAGCTTATAGGCGGCTTGAAAGCAGGGATGGGGTATGTCGGAGCCGCCAACCTTTCCGAGCTGAAGAAAAAGGCTGTGTTTATAAGAATGACATCGTCCGGGCTCAGGGAGAGCCACCCTCACGACATAATAATAACCGAAGAGCCGCCCAACTATGGAGTGTTTAAGTGA
- the mazG gene encoding nucleoside triphosphate pyrophosphohydrolase, whose translation MEKEKDIFWDFVETVSVLRKKCPWDRVQTIESLSEHLLEEAAEAKESVFLTSEKLREELGDLLLVIVMMSAVAHEKGFFDIEDVLKGIREKIVFRHPHIFAEERADTPEDVWRIWKEMKLKEIRKSDSLLKIASAVQKEASETGFDWDCPEKVIEKLNEEISELAQSGSFSEREEETGDILFVVVHLANHLGVDPEIALGKTIEKFKKRFAHVKKKMTESGLDMNVENIDTMEYFWRQKAEKD comes from the coding sequence ATGGAAAAAGAAAAAGATATTTTTTGGGATTTTGTCGAAACCGTTTCAGTGTTGAGAAAGAAATGCCCTTGGGACAGAGTTCAGACAATAGAAAGCCTGTCAGAACATCTGCTTGAAGAGGCTGCAGAAGCCAAAGAATCGGTTTTTTTGACCTCTGAAAAACTGAGGGAAGAGCTCGGTGATCTTCTTCTTGTAATCGTAATGATGTCTGCAGTGGCCCATGAAAAGGGTTTTTTTGACATAGAGGATGTTTTGAAGGGAATTCGGGAAAAGATTGTTTTCAGGCACCCGCACATCTTCGCAGAAGAAAGAGCCGACACACCGGAAGATGTGTGGCGAATATGGAAGGAAATGAAGCTAAAGGAGATCCGGAAAAGCGATTCTCTACTCAAAATAGCTTCTGCAGTTCAGAAAGAAGCTTCCGAAACCGGTTTTGACTGGGACTGTCCTGAGAAAGTCATTGAAAAACTGAACGAAGAAATCAGTGAGCTTGCCCAAAGCGGCAGTTTTTCCGAGAGGGAAGAGGAGACGGGAGACATATTGTTCGTCGTCGTCCACTTGGCGAATCATCTGGGGGTGGATCCTGAAATCGCCCTCGGTAAAACAATAGAGAAATTCAAAAAAAGGTTCGCGCACGTCAAAAAGAAAATGACTGAGTCCGGATTGGACATGAATGTCGAGAATATTGACACAATGGAATATTTTTGGAGACAAAAAGCTGAAAAAGATTAA
- the gmd gene encoding GDP-mannose 4,6-dehydratase, giving the protein MNSRKALITGITGQDGSYLAELLLGKGYEVHGMRRRCSIFNTERIDHLYDDPHLPGAKLFLHYADLTDSSSIIKLLNKIEPDEIYNLGAQSHVQVSFETPEYTAQSDAVGTLRILEAMRILKMHDKVRFYQASTSELFGKAVEFPQNESTPFHPRSPYGVAKLYSFWITVNYREAFGMHASNGILFNHESPRRGETFVTRKITRAVARIKFGLQNEIFLGNLEAQRDWGFAGDFVQAMWLMLQQEEPDDYVIATGKTNSVRYFIEKSFEKIGIKISWKGKGDKETGVDDSSGRTLVRVDPNYYRPSEVEKLIGDSSKAEKKFGWKPVVGLDELIEMMLASDVRLVEMEMSLKKSGFNCSSRGVADKLL; this is encoded by the coding sequence ATGAATTCGCGCAAAGCTCTCATCACGGGAATTACCGGACAGGACGGTTCTTATCTTGCCGAGTTGCTTTTGGGAAAAGGATACGAGGTCCACGGTATGAGAAGAAGATGTTCGATTTTCAATACCGAAAGGATAGATCATCTATACGACGATCCTCATCTGCCGGGAGCCAAACTATTTTTGCATTACGCCGACTTGACAGATTCATCGAGTATAATCAAATTGCTCAATAAAATTGAACCCGACGAAATATACAACCTTGGCGCTCAGAGTCACGTTCAGGTTTCTTTTGAAACTCCTGAATACACAGCTCAATCGGATGCTGTCGGGACTTTGCGCATTCTCGAGGCTATGAGAATACTGAAAATGCATGATAAAGTCAGGTTTTACCAGGCTTCGACGAGTGAACTGTTCGGCAAAGCGGTAGAATTTCCACAAAACGAAAGCACACCCTTTCACCCCAGGAGTCCATACGGAGTGGCGAAACTTTATTCATTCTGGATCACAGTCAATTACAGAGAGGCTTTCGGAATGCACGCGAGCAACGGGATACTTTTCAATCACGAATCTCCGAGAAGAGGCGAGACTTTTGTGACCAGGAAAATCACCAGGGCGGTTGCGAGGATTAAATTCGGACTTCAGAACGAAATATTCTTGGGCAATCTCGAAGCGCAGAGAGATTGGGGCTTCGCGGGAGATTTCGTTCAGGCGATGTGGCTGATGCTTCAGCAGGAAGAACCGGATGATTACGTCATAGCAACTGGTAAGACCAATTCGGTCAGGTACTTTATAGAAAAATCTTTCGAGAAAATAGGCATAAAAATATCCTGGAAAGGTAAAGGGGACAAAGAAACAGGAGTGGATGACTCCAGCGGAAGAACTCTCGTCAGAGTTGACCCGAATTACTACAGACCGTCTGAAGTCGAAAAGCTTATCGGCGACAGCTCGAAAGCCGAAAAAAAATTCGGCTGGAAACCGGTCGTCGGTCTTGACGAATTGATAGAGATGATGCTTGCTTCGGATGTCCGTCTGGTGGAAATGGAAATGTCGCTAAAAAAATCCGGTTTTAATTGTTCTTCCAGGGGTGTGGCCGATAAACTTCTCTGA